One Candidatus Hydrogenedentota bacterium DNA window includes the following coding sequences:
- a CDS encoding SDR family oxidoreductase, giving the protein MLKGKTILVTGAGRGIGRGIAVAFAARGCAVVAAARTKSEVDETVKLVEDAGVPALGVVCDVTDATQVRAMVDSALKQFGAIDILVNNAGYACFKPFTELTPEEWQRTLDVNLTAPFYCTQAVLPSMMARRSGRIINISSVAGLKPILNQSAYCASKFGLNGLTRTLALELRAYGIGVHSICPGGVDTRLAQEAMPDRDKTDWMTPEDIAETCIYLASLSPRAAVDEIMIRRFDSVPLGG; this is encoded by the coding sequence GGCAGGGGGATTGCCGTGGCATTTGCCGCGCGCGGTTGCGCCGTAGTTGCCGCTGCCCGCACGAAGTCGGAAGTGGACGAAACAGTCAAGTTGGTCGAAGATGCGGGAGTCCCTGCCCTTGGAGTCGTGTGCGATGTAACAGACGCGACCCAAGTCCGTGCGATGGTCGACTCAGCGCTTAAGCAATTTGGAGCCATCGATATACTTGTGAATAACGCAGGCTATGCCTGCTTCAAGCCATTCACGGAACTCACCCCCGAGGAATGGCAGCGTACACTCGACGTCAATCTCACTGCGCCCTTCTATTGCACGCAAGCGGTGTTGCCGTCGATGATGGCGCGACGTTCGGGCCGTATCATCAACATCTCGAGTGTGGCCGGCTTGAAACCCATCCTGAACCAAAGCGCCTACTGCGCGTCCAAGTTCGGACTTAACGGCCTCACCCGAACCCTTGCCCTTGAATTGCGCGCCTACGGTATCGGAGTCCATAGCATTTGTCCCGGAGGTGTGGACACTCGCCTCGCTCAGGAGGCCATGCCGGATCGCGACAAGACCGATTGGATGACCCCCGAAGACATCGCCGAAACGTGCATCTATCTCGCATCGCTTAGCCCGCGCGCGGCAGTGGACGAGATCATGATTCGCCGTTTCGATAGCGTTCCGCTCGGGGGATAA